A single genomic interval of Carassius auratus strain Wakin chromosome 30, ASM336829v1, whole genome shotgun sequence harbors:
- the LOC113050005 gene encoding uncharacterized protein LOC113050005, whose amino-acid sequence MELQQRFSVSVNDYEESEGNAEKRVMHKNVDAKTEDIYQSLQLSPTAHHGTITSKTLLSEHHERKCVFLLFAVNILISAIILVIVSLNYSHNRETQPIKGQKEMWLLRDDVFYLFWSDQIDCRAAERFCSKRNASLAVLTEHNKVWLMSRTNGKQFLVSRASSDGSGDTASLSVDDENFECGIITEDVDTDHGEGFVCERSVNPGQKLCRLQHLLKL is encoded by the exons ATGGAGCTGCAGCAGCGTTTTTCTGTTTCCGTCAATGATTATGAAGAAAGTGAAGGAAATGCAGAGAAGAGGGTTATGCATAAAAATGTTGATGCTAAAACAGAAGATATTTATCAAAGTCTTCAGCTTTCACCTACTGCACACCATGGAACTATAACTAGTAAAACATTGCTTTCAG AACACCATGAAagaaagtgtgtgtttttactgTTTGCTGTGAACATTCTAATCTCAGCCATCATCCTTGTCATTGTGAGTCTAAATT ACTCTCACAACAGAGAAACACAACCAATAAAAGGACAAAAag AAATGTGGCTTCTCCGTGACgatgtgttttatttgttctgGAGTGACCAAATTGATTGTCGCGCTGCTGAGCGCTTCTGCTCTAAGAGAAACGCCAGTCTGGCTGTTTTAACTGAGCATAACAAG GTCTGGTTGATGTCTAGGACCAATGGAAAGCAATTTTTGGTCTCAAGAGCCTCATCAGATGGATCTGGAGACACTGCTTCTCTCTCAGTG GATGATGAAAATTTTGAGTGTGGCATCATAACCGAAGATGTTGACACAGACCATGGAGAAGGATTTGTGTGTGAGAGGAGTGTGAATCCCGGTCAGAAATTGTGCAGACTTCAACATCTTTTGAAGCTGTAA